In Daphnia magna isolate NIES linkage group LG7, ASM2063170v1.1, whole genome shotgun sequence, a single genomic region encodes these proteins:
- the LOC116934703 gene encoding 40S ribosomal protein S9, which translates to MVNHRAPLVQRKVCVAPRRPFEKARLDQELKLIGEYGLRNKREVWRVKYTLAKIRKAARELLTLDEKDGKRLFEGNALLRRLVRIGVLEESRMKLDYVLSLKVEDFLERRLQTQVFKLGLAKSIHHARVLIRQRHIRVRKQLVNIPSFIVRLDSQKHIDFALRSPFGGGRAGRVKRKNLKKGTDGGDGGEEDDE; encoded by the exons ATGGTGAACCACCGTGCTCCCTTGGTACAGCGAAAGGTGTGCGTCGCTCCCCGACGCCCCTTCGAGAAAGCTCGTTTGGATCAAGAGCTTAAATTGATTGGTGAATATGGTCTTCGCAACAAGAGGGAAGTCTGGAGGGTCAAGTACACTTTGGCCAAGATCCGTAAAGCTGCCAGAGAGTTGCTCACTCTTGATGAGAAAGATGGCAAACGTCTGTTTGAAG GTAACGCCCTTCTTCGCCGTTTGGTACGCATCGGTGTGTTGGAGGAGAGCCGCATGAAGCTCGATTACGTGCTCAGCTTGAAGGTTGAGGATTTCTTGGAACGTCGCCTTCAAACCCAAGTTTTCAAATTGGGATTGGCCAAGTCGATTCACCACGCTCGCGTTCTCATCCGCCAGCGACACATTCG cGTTCGCAAGCAATTGGTGAACATTCCCAGCTTCATCGTTCGGTTGGATTCCCAGAAACACATCGACTTTGCTCTTCGCTCACCGTTCGGTGGCGGCCGTGCTGGTCGTGTCAAGAGAAAGAACTTGAAGAAGGGCACAGACGGTGGTGATGGCGGTGAAGAAGATGACGAGTAG